Proteins encoded within one genomic window of Setaria italica strain Yugu1 chromosome IV, Setaria_italica_v2.0, whole genome shotgun sequence:
- the LOC101756210 gene encoding uncharacterized protein LOC101756210, producing MLKINGSNQVLPIEFRSLLLRCSIRIRETLESARHKAGGYKSPCRLPPWPPNTFSSRTPSQPCTMAARHFPSWADLHPELLGLVIGRLPLADRVRLGAACRPWRRAARQEPLPPPLPWLTLLDGTFLSIPGGEVHRMPIPEEDASCYGSMGNWLLLRRSVGEFSLANPFSGDAVRLPEIACPPGSLTSVKPMPISTSTPDLSPDSSPFAVLTKGGGFRSEISVCRPGTTAATAFSFPVRERISDVAFFDGKLYALSFGKLFVLDLETTGSTYLGKPRRSVPSMKRVAGAVDDPWPTCRSIAGERYVCAYWSYLVESSGKLLQVRRLIGCLATLPKEERVENSRTLSFEVFEADLVVGKWRRVDDLGGHQALFVATQSSMSLPAPECGAREDCIYFVCDYDIGNWEADPLRDCGVFDMRTGTITPLLPDGVVVRRQGRRALPAWFFPTKAM from the coding sequence ATGCTAAAGATCAACGGGAGCAATCAAGTCCTGCCGATCGAATTCAGGAGCCTTCTCCTGCGCTGCAGCATCCGAATCCGTGAGACACTCGAGTCCGCGAGACACAAGGCTGGGGGCTATAAATCTCCATGTCGTCTCCCCCCTTGGCCTCCCAACACTTTTTCGTCGAGGACACCATCTCAACCTTGCACGATGGCCGCCAGGCACTTCCCGTCTTGGGCAGACCTTCACCCAGAGCTCCTTGGCCTCGTGATCGGGCGGCTCCCCCTAGCCGACCGTGTCCGGCTTGGAGCAGCCTGCCGGCCATGGCGTCGCGCAGCCCGGCAGGAGCCCCTACCCCCTCCGCTACCGTGGCTGACCCTCCTCGACGGCACCTTCCTCAGCAttcccggcggcgaggtccaCCGCATGCCCATCCCGGAGGAGGACGCTTCCTGCTACGGCTCCATGGGGAACTGGCTCCTCCTCAGGCGCTCCGTCGGCGAGTTCTCGCTGGCGAACCCTTTCTCCGGCGACGCCGTGCGGCTTCCCGAGATAGCCTGCCCACCGGGAAGCCTGACCTCCGTCAAGCCGATGCCGATTTCGACGTCGACGCCGGACCTATCACCAGATTCTTCCCCTTTTGCTGTGCTGACCAAGGGCGGCGGTTTCAGGAGCGAGATTTCTGTTTGCCGGCCCGGGACGACTGCCGCCACCGCATTCAGTTTCCCCGTCCGCGAGCGCATATCTGACGTCGCATTCTTCGACGGGAAGCTGTACGCTCTCTCATTCGGCAAACTCTTCGTCCTCGACCTCGAGACTACTGGTTCGACCTACCTAGGCAAGCCAAGAAGATCAGTCCCATCCATGAAACGCGTAGCCGGCGCTGTCGACGATCCATGGCCCACGTGCCGCTCCATTGCTGGCGAGCGTTATGTCTGCGCGTACTGGAGCTACCTCGTTGAATCCAGCGGCAAGCTTCTGCAGGTACGGCGGCTGATCGGATGCTTGGCCACCCTGCCGAAGGAGGAGAGGGTGGAGAACAGCCGCACCCTCTCGTTCGAAGTCTTTGAGGCCGACTTGGTGGTGGGCAAGTGGAGGAGGGTCGATGATCTGGGAGGCCACCAGGCGCTCTTCGTGGCCACGCAGTCGTCCATGTCCCTCCCTGCTCCCGAGTGCGGAGCTCGGGAGGACTGCATCTACTTCGTGTGCGACTATGACATTGGGAACTGGGAGGCGGATCCCCTCCGCGACTGCGGCGTGTTCGACATGAGGACCGGGACGATCACGCCTCTGCTGCCGGATGGTGTGGTGGTGCGGCGACAGGGGCGCAGAGCGCTCCCAGCGTGGTTTTTCCCTACTAAAGCCATGTGA
- the LOC111257045 gene encoding uncharacterized protein LOC111257045, whose amino-acid sequence MAADAAPAPDAMQQFPERAHVRLRSRVHGGYLHANEDGVGVSLRWHRRGSVHAAWQVHRVLHDGTTCVLLHSAAYGRYLAVSPHPAPPGHRGHRVVQGEYGEQGEYPILWKPVGSGHAGYVLLRHVSYRLLRADGRYRFWLAGVSVDDFDNQSTMMHWKVEAIPPRPAPLVLPPPTPINRGGLRGLFLLHEEPVVLQRTIRYVRADNLGNFNLNPNGWPSFQFHGRSVFNLRSEVADHVGLAIFFFRVIVCVRAGRYGRPTPLLIDLPRNEETLDVVAIVIGTAAAGALRYPNVDAH is encoded by the exons atggccgccgacgccgcacCGGCGCCGGACGCGATGCAGCAGTTCCCGGAGCGGGCGCACGTGCGGCTGCGGAGCCGCGTGCACGGCGGGTACCTCCACGCCAACGAGGACGGGGTGGGCGTGTCCCTGCGCTGGCACCGCCGCGGGTCGGTGCACGCGGCGTGGCAGGTGCACCGGGTCCTCCACGACGGCACCACCTGCGTCCTCCTCCACAGCGCCGCCTACGGCCGGTACCTCGCGGTCTCGCCccacccggcgccgccggggcacCGCGGCCACCGCGTCGTCCAGGGGGAATACGGCGAGCAGGGCGAGTACCCCATCCTGTGGAAGCCCGTCGGCTCGGGGCACGCCGGCTACGTCCTCCTACGCCACGTCTCctaccgcctcctccgcgccgacgGCAGGTACCGCTTCTGGCTCGCGGGCGTCTCCGTCGACGACTTCGACAACCAGAGCACGATGATGCATTGGAAAGTCGAGGCCATCCCACCGAGACCCGCGCCGCTGGTACTTCCGCCTCCAACTCCG ATTAATCGAGGAGGCTTACGCGGCCTGTTCCTCCTGCACGAGGAGCCTGTGGTGCTGCAGCGGACCATCCGGTACGTGCGGGCGGACAATCTAGGCAACTTCAACCTGAACCCGAACGGCTGGCCCTCGTTCCAGTTCCATGGCCGGTCCGTGTTCAACCTGAGATCGGAGGTGGCGGACCATGTGGGCCTTGCGATCTTCTTCTTTCGCGTCATTGTCTGCGTCCGGGCCGGCCGCTACGGGCGGCCGACCCCGCTGCTCATCGACCTGCCTCGCAACGAGGAGACCCTGGACGTCGTCGCCATCGTTATTGGTACAGCAG CCGCTGGGGCGCTGAGGTACCCAAATGTTGATGCACATTAG
- the LOC101755811 gene encoding probable 2-oxoglutarate-dependent dioxygenase ANS: protein METTAAARVQALAETGVSRLPSQYIQPPEHRPAPPSSPAPATPFVPVVDLSSPTAVDAVRAACADWGAFHVVGHGVPGKLLDAVRGAGLAFFRAPMEDKLRFACDPARGAAAEGYGSRMLANDDSVLDWRDYFDHHTLPVSRRDPAHWPDFVPGYRDTIVKYSDSMKDLAQRLLQIISGSLNLPPSYMEEAVGEVYQNITISYYSPCPQPDLALGLQSHSDMGAITLLIQDDVGGLEVLKDGMWIPVAPLPDGILVILADQTEIITNGRYKSSVHRAVVNAECARLSVATFYDPSKSRKICTAPQLVSKDEPQKYRDVVYGDYVSTWYSKGPDGKRNIDTLLIQQ, encoded by the exons ATGGAAaccaccgcggcggcgcgcgtccAGGCCCTCGCCGAGACCGGCGTGTCCCGCCTCCCATCGCAGTACATCCAGCCGCCCGAGCACCGGCCGGCCCCACCGtcctcccccgcccccgccacgccCTTCGTGCCGGTCGTCGACCTCTCGTCCCCCACCGCGGTCGACGCCGTCCGCGCCGCGTGCGCGGACTGGGGCGCCTTCCACGTGGTAGGGCACGGCGTTCCTGGAAAGCTCCTCGACGCGGTGCGCGGGGCCGGGCTCGCCTTCTTCCGCGCGCCCATGGAAGACAAGCTCCGGTTCGCGTGCGACCCGGccaggggcgccgccgccgaagggTACGGCAGCCGGATGCTCGCCAACGACGACTCCGTGCTCGACTGGCGCGACTACTTCGACCACCACACGCTCCCGGTGTCCCGCCGCGACCCCGCCCACTGGCCCGATTTCGTCCCCGGATACAG GGATACTATTGTGAAATACAGCGACAGCATGAAAGATCTTGCTCAAAGATTGCTGCAGATCATCTCTGGAAGTCTGAACTTGCCACCATCTTATATGGAAGAGGCGGTTGGAGAAGTTTATCAGAATATCACCATTAGCTACTATTCTCCCTGTCCACAGCCAGACCTTGCTCTTGGACTGCAATCTCATTCTGATATGGGTGCAATAACGCTTCTGATACAAGATGATGTGGGTGGCCTTGAGGTATTGAAGGATGGAATGTGGATACCTGTGGCTCCTTTGCCTGATGGTATCCTTGTCATTTTGGCTGACCAGACAGAG ATCATCACCAATGGAAGATACAAGAGCTCTGTTCATCGAGCTGTTGTCAATGCTGAATGTGCCCGCTTATCAGTGGCGACATTCTATGACCCATCAAAGTCAAGGAAAATATGCACTGCTCCACAGCTTGTGAGCAAGGATGAGCCACAAAAGTATCGGGATGTAGTTTATGGTGACTATGTCTCAACTTGGTATAGCAAAGGTCCAGATGGCAAGCGCAATATTGACACCCTCCTGATTCAGCAGTAG
- the LOC101773246 gene encoding transcription elongation factor 1 homolog: protein MGKRKSRSSKSMAAPKKAPKLDTLFTCPFCGYPDAVECRINLKDRIAKASCRICSDTYFTSAHALTAPVDVYSDWIDACELANEGVRRCRPRLVEV, encoded by the coding sequence ATGGGGAAGAGGAAGTCGAGGAGTTCCAAATCCATGgcggcgcccaagaaggcgcccAAGCTGGACACGCTGTTCACCTGCCCGTTCTGCGGCTACCCCGACGCCGTCGAGTGCCGCATCAACCTCAAGGACAGGATCGCCAAGGCGTCGTGCCGCATCTGCAGCGACACCTACTTCACCAGCGCTCACGCGCTCACGGCGCCCGTCGACGTCTACAGCGACTGGATCGACGCCTGCGAGCTCGCCAACGAGGGcgtccgccgctgccggccgcgcCTGGTTGAAGTCTGA
- the LOC101774064 gene encoding phospholipase A1-Igamma2, chloroplastic-like has product MISKFHLEKWYDVVPLVPSVPWVVVDAPISKALTKLWELTGRLPSWAYVHAGDELELDVTKSPFLKHAYDVLGFHNLETCLHLLDGRDGAAGAFRPGARRDRALVNKTSGMLRDEARIPAWWYLPANKGLVRDALGRWVVAEREHDDLPMPDDRLPLSELH; this is encoded by the exons ATGATCTCAAAATTTCATCTAGAGAAGTG GTACGACGTCGTCCCCTTGGTCCCGAGCGTGCCCTGGGTGGTAGTTGACGCCCCGATCTCCAAGGCTCTGACCAAGCTGTGGGAGCTGACGGGGCGGCTGCCGTCGTGGGCGTACGTgcacgccggcgacgagctcgaGCTCGACGTGACGAAGTCCCCGTTCCTGAAGCACGCGTACGACGTTCTGGGGTTCCACAACCTGGAGACGTGCCTGCACCTGCTCGACggccgcgacggcgccgccggcgcgttcCGGCCCGGCGCGCGCCGGGACCGGGCGCTGGTAAACAAGACCTCCGGCATGCTGCGCGACGAGGCGCGCATCCCTGCGTGGTGGTACTTGCCGGCTAACAAGGGGCTCGTGCGCGACGCGCTCGGCCggtgggtggtggcggagcgGGAGCACGACGACCTGCCGATGCCGGACGACCGGTTGCCGCTGTCAGAGCTTCACTGA